A window of Nicotiana tabacum cultivar K326 chromosome 24, ASM71507v2, whole genome shotgun sequence contains these coding sequences:
- the LOC107827181 gene encoding putative F-box protein At2g36090 translates to MTSSPNYPPSTSITTVTAEKGGATEFSDFHPDIIEAHILHRLDGPTLAATSCSSTTIHHLSSENHLWSRICHSTWPSTATPRVSHVISTFPNCGHRTFFAQSFSLPLSDDKQIHDLESVDLKRVLHAIYINLYYLFHICSYDPSRKQWIQLSSSVYIREMNSIASSNIINRSSPPLELISAVDIHYKEKVVFSKVQETETTTSWFQCSPFRIDMIDPKDVILTTIKHPNDDDTCTDLIEDMTLSWILIDPIGRRAINLSSFKPVSVQRHWLTGEVQVRFTSILTADQKRGHVQCEIVATCGGSEVGEMEVREVSLEVEDMDGTHLNGRESLVILQRALEGKRGNGANRAEIGRKRYKEFLEMRRERKERKLKREGALDVLCVAFGIFIFVAFWCFLFCLGR, encoded by the coding sequence ATGACTTCCTCTCCCAATTATCCGCCCAGCACCAGTATCACCACGGTCACGGCGGAGAAAGGCGGCGCCACCGAATTTTCCGATTTTCATCCAGATATTATCGAAGCTCATATCCTCCATCGCCTTGACGGACCCACTCTAGCCGCTACGAGCTGCTCCTCCACCACCATCCACCACCTTTCCTCCGAAAACCACTTATGGTCACGTATATGCCACTCCACTTGGCCGTCCACCGCCACTCCACGTGTCAGTCACGTGATCTCCACCTTCCCTAACTGCGGTCATCGTACCTTCTTCGCTCAGTCCTTCTCCCTCCCTCTTTCCGATGATAAGCAAATTCACGATTTAGAGTCAGTGGATTTGAAGCGGGTGCTCCATGCTATATATATAAACCTTTATTACCTTTTCCATATATGTTCATATGATCCGAGTCGAAAACAGTGGATTCAGTTGAGCTCGTCTGTCTACATCCGAGAGATGAATTCAATTGCATCCTCTAATATTATAAACCGTTCGTCTCCTCCGCTTGAGTTAATCTCAGCCGTTgatatacactacaaggagaagGTAGTTTTCAGTAAAGTGCAAGAGACTGAAACCACGACGAGTTGGTTTCAGTGCTCGCCGTTTAGAATTGACATGATAGATCCAAAGGATGTGATTTTAACGACGATCAAACACCCGAATGATGATGACACGTGTACGGATTTGATTGAAGATATGACGCTGAGTTGGATTTTGATTGATCCAATCGGACGGCGAGCAATTAACCTCTCTTCTTTCAAGCCTGTTTCCGTGCAACGTCATTGGTTGACTGGGGAAGTGCAAGTGCGGTTTACTTCAATCCTGACCGCTGATCAGAAGAGAGGTCACGTGCAGTGCGAGATAGTGGCCACGTGCGGTGGATCTGAAGTAGGAGAGATGGAGGTGAGAGAAGTGagtttagaggtggaggacatggATGGAACTCACTTGAATGGGAGGGAGAGTTTGGTAATTTTGCAAAGGGCATTGGAGGGTAAAAGGGGAAATGGAGCTAACAGGGCTGAAATAGGGAGGAAGAGGTATAAAGAATTCTTGGAAATGAGAAGggaaaggaaagagagaaagtTGAAGAGAGAAGGGGCATTGGATGTTTTGTGTGTGGCATTTGGTATATTCATTTTTGTGGCTTTTTGgtgttttcttttttgtttgggTAGATAA